The genome window GCCCGGGCCGCGGCGGGACACCCGTAGGTGGCGCACCCCCCCATTTCGGTCCAGCAGTCGGCGTGGTAGACGGCCTCGCAGCTCTCGCAGCGGCGGGTCGGCTCCTCTTCCCGGATCAGGGTGTGGCAGGTGGGACAGCGTGTCATGTCAGGCTCCTCCCGAACCGGGTACGCTCAGCGCATGCGGCTCGAAACGCTCAGGATCATGTAGATGGTGCAGGCGACGATGTCGATGATCCCGAGCACGAGACCGGCGGTGGCCTGGCCGTCCCCCACGTACCGCGGGTTCGACTTGATGGCCCGCTTCGCCTCGTTGGCCTTGACGATGGCGATGATCCCGAGGACCCAGCCGCAGATCACCAGGCCGACGAGGCCCAGGACAAGGGCGGCGTTCGCCCCGGGGGCCATCTCCGTGGGGCCCCGGTAGACCCCGTCGGGGCTCGTCGGCCGCTTGCAGAAGGGGCACAGGGGGTAGGGCGCGGACAGGATGGCCTTGCAGAAGGGGCACTGGATCCCGCCCGGCGGCACGGCCGGGCCCGGGGCGACGCCCTCCACGGGCGGCGGCGCGCCGGGGGCCGGCGGGGGAAGGGTCTGCAGCGGGGCGTTG of Acidobacteriota bacterium contains these proteins:
- a CDS encoding DUF4190 domain-containing protein, whose translation is METFRTMKANLKLQGAPCPWCGQPLELGQDASVCNECGTAHHEACRQSRGGCGGAGCINAPLQTLPPPAPGAPPPVEGVAPGPAVPPGGIQCPFCKAILSAPYPLCPFCKRPTSPDGVYRGPTEMAPGANAALVLGLVGLVICGWVLGIIAIVKANEAKRAIKSNPRYVGDGQATAGLVLGIIDIVACTIYMILSVSSRMR